The Euphorbia lathyris chromosome 2, ddEupLath1.1, whole genome shotgun sequence genome includes a window with the following:
- the LOC136217726 gene encoding probable pectinesterase/pectinesterase inhibitor 20: MATINTFSLITLPLLLLFTVQLSCAAAADPPPTNQTSPAALCKFTPDPAYCRSLLPNRNSNVYDCARFSVRRSISQSRKFLDLVNDYLTRRSSLTLSAIRALEDCKFLAELNFDFLSSSFQTVNTTSKTLSSIKADDIQTLLSAIITNEQTCLESLQSEAASLENGLSSPLFNDTKLYSVSLAFFTKGWVPRTRTWKHRGNNLPGFANGRLPLKMSRKTLEVYQSVSRRKLLQAGESGVLVSDIVTVNQNGTGDFVTINDAIAAAPNKSSGANGYFMIYVTTGVYEEYVNIAKNKRYLMMVGDGINQTIITGNRSVADGWTTFNSATFIVTGPNFVAVNITVRNTAGAIKHQAVALRSGADLSTFYSCSFEAYQDTLYTHSLRQFYRECDIYGTVDFIFGNAAVILQNCNIYPRLPMSGQFNAITAQGRTDPNQNTGTSIHNCVIRASDDLATSGSTVKTFLGRPWKEYSRTVYMQNFMDDLIDSAGWQKWNGDFALSSLYYAEYNNTGPGSDTSNRVTWDGYHVIDAIDAANFTVSNFLLGDAWLPLAGIPFSGSLI; the protein is encoded by the exons ATGGCTACCATAAACACTTTCTCTTTAATAACATTACCTCTTCTCCTTCTCTTCACAGTTCAATTATCTTGTGCAGCAGCAGCTGATCCTCCTCCTACCAATCAAACCTCACCCGCAGCTCTGTGTAAATTCACCCCTGACCCCGCCTACTGCCGATCACTTCTCCCTAACCGAAACTCAAATGTCTACGACTGTGCCAGATTTTCCGTTCGTAGATCCATCTCTCAATCCCGCAAATTCTTAGACTTGGTTAACGATTATCTCACTCGCCGATCCTCCTTAACTCTATCTGCAATTCGAGCTCTCGAGGATTGCAAATTCCTAGCTGAATTAAACTTCGATTTCTTATCAAGTTCATTTCAAACTGTTAACACAACTAGTAAAACCCTTTCTTCAATCAAAGCCGATGATATTCAAACCTTACTCAGTGCTATTATAACCAATGAACAAACCTGCTTAGAGAGTCTTCAATCCGAAGCTGCGAGTCTAGAGAATGGCCTCTCTAGTCCTTTATTTAATGACACTAAACTTTACAGTGTTTCTTTAGCTTTCTTCACTAAAGGTTGGGTTCCCAGGACTAGGACTTGGAAGCATAGAGGGAATAACTTACCCGGGTTTGCAAATGGAAGATTGCCGTTGAAAATGTCAAGGAAAACGCTTGAGGTTTATCAGTCTGTTAGTCGGAGAAAACTTCTTCAGGCCGGTGAGAGTGGTGTTTTGGTTAGTGATATTGTCACGGTGAATCAGAATGGCACCGGCGATTTTGTTACTATTAATGATGCTATTGCTGCAGCTCCGAATAAATCGAGTGGTGCTAATGGTTATTTCATGATTTATGTAACTACTGGTGTTTATGAAGAATATGTTAACATTGCTAAGAACAAGAGGTATTTGATGATGGTCGGTGATGGTATTAATCAGACTATCATCACCGGAAATCGCAGCGTCGCGGATGGATGGACTACTTTCAATTCTGCAACATTTA TTGTGACAGGGCCAAATTTTGTGGCAGTAAACATAACCGTACGTAACACGGCAGGGGCAATCAAACATCAAGCAGTAGCACTCAGAAGTGGGGCTGATTTGTCAACATTTTACAGCTGCAGCTTCGAAGCTTACCAAGATACATTATACACACATTCACTGAGACAATTTTACCGTGAATGCGATATTTATGGAACAGTAGATTTTATATTTGGTAACGCTGCTGTTATATTACAAAACTGCAACATATATCCGCGACTGCCAATGAGCGGACAGTTCAATGCTATTACTGCTCAAGGAAGAACTGATCCAAACCAAAACACAGGCACTTCTATCCATAATTGTGTGATAAGGGCATCTGATGACTTGGCTACGTCGGGTTCGACGGTTAAGACGTTCCTTGGGAGGCCATGGAAGGAGTATTCGAGAACTGTTTATATGCAAAATTTCATGGATGATTTGATAGATTCGGCTGGCTGGCAAAAATGGAATGGAGATTTTGCGTTGAGTAGTTTATATTATGCGGAGTATAATAATACAGGACCTGGATCTGATACTAGTAATAGAGTTACATGGGATGGTTATCATGTTATAGATGCTATTGATGCTGCTAATTTTACTGTGTCTAACTTCTTGCTCGGCGATGCTTGGCTTCCTCTTGCTGGAATTCCATTTTCTGGTAGTTTAATTTAG